A region of the Longimicrobiales bacterium genome:
ACGTGTACGCCCGTCTGGGCGATGAGGAGGCGCTGGCGGACCAGGTCGAGCAGGTGCTCGAGGACCACGGCATCGATCGCTCGGCGATCAACCGCTCGCACCTGAAGCGGCTGGTCGAGAAGGGCATGAAGATGCGCGTCGCGATGTCGCTGGACGAGCTGACGACGCCTGCGGCCGTGGGAGCGTTGCCGGAAGAGTCAGAGCTGTGAGGCGGAATGGCCCGCATCCTGATCGTCGAGGACAACCCCGACCTGCTGATGATTCTCGATCAGCTGCTGAGCGCCGAGCATGAAGTTCTGACGGCGCGGCGCGGGGAGGACGGGGTCGCGCTGGTTCGCACCGAACGGCCCGACGCCGTGATCCTGGACGTTCAGCTGCCGTCCATGGACGGGATCGAGGCGGGCCTCTGGATGAAGCGGGAAACGCAGCCGGCGCCGGTGCCGATCCTGGTGCTCACCGGGATGGCGAGTGCAGGCGACGCCGAGGCGATCCTCGCCTCCGGCTGCTG
Encoded here:
- a CDS encoding response regulator — encoded protein: MARILIVEDNPDLLMILDQLLSAEHEVLTARRGEDGVALVRTERPDAVILDVQLPSMDGIEAGLWMKRETQPAPVPILVLTGMASAGDAEAILASGCCDMYLAKPAPLARIRESVEQLLSRERTLT